From the genome of Gemmatimonas phototrophica, one region includes:
- a CDS encoding GxxExxY protein codes for MELAETTRVILAAFFDVYRHFNNRLPEPHCSKAIAIWLEDHGVPAEREVPVEVHYRGRLLTTMRMDLVVNQQVVVECKRLPRLLDTHRLQLLGYLRGTPYEHGLLLNFGPSPDHRRVVSRKQ; via the coding sequence ATGGAGCTCGCTGAAACCACCAGGGTCATTCTGGCCGCGTTCTTCGACGTCTATCGGCATTTCAATAACCGACTGCCCGAGCCGCATTGCTCCAAAGCCATCGCCATCTGGCTGGAGGACCATGGCGTGCCCGCCGAGCGCGAGGTGCCGGTTGAGGTGCACTACCGCGGACGCCTGCTCACCACCATGCGCATGGATCTCGTGGTGAACCAGCAGGTAGTTGTCGAGTGCAAACGCCTCCCGCGCCTGCTCGACACCCACCGACTCCAGCTGCTCGGCTACCTCCGAGGGACACCCTATGAACACGGACTATTGCTGAACTTCGGCCCGTCACCCGATCACCGGCGCGTGGTGTCGCGCAAGCAGTGA